A region of Toxorhynchites rutilus septentrionalis strain SRP chromosome 1, ASM2978413v1, whole genome shotgun sequence DNA encodes the following proteins:
- the LOC129765250 gene encoding uncharacterized protein LOC129765250 produces the protein MGITGLATFLSRLPGGRCKVNILDEIRKSGSKEPLVVIDLITIVCSLSGPVGEHIYGCRNQFAFATAAKFCNNLIAAGAKLTFFLNGKVQESKYDYWVQKQEKAYADSLKKMDDIPVKRNGHIHGNVTKHAFITALINVARKIGKLILTYDEECDRQAVAYARKHNALAVITGDSDYLIYQGRWRVWSSSDLNLKTMRTYEWNKEVLIKALGLKWSQMPFFAVIAGNDYFKHRPSGMRTFYEVAHIVRELRLELRCTKITIKLFEKIFGRKSKKLKRNFEKGIRIYDLKYTVPKATVPPEMRRFPNYTICILCNIPGSVRLPCLDLRDAEYSQLALQIYRRQVGMLFYHRRIASEDTLTSQVLIKPDHHSPYQLITVTPIYPPNDVIVPLPKELYSSKLSRTCKVRLLCWLVSDTLTIGEILHIPWEFLLDVVTLYFLVENNVLDVETADIILITIQDYWNNTIPQAMPLEQPTKCNVQTSFLYVHFYSMIYFCAEIVGLCEEFDTFFHCKFDGVYFNRIADHLRCNNSLLEVARSHIGSYRRYSKFSNQSDCT, from the exons ATGGGCATTACTGGACTCGCAACTTTTCTTTCGCGTCTTCCGGGCGGACGTTGTAAGGTGAACATTTTAGATGAAATTCGTAAATCAGGAAG CAAAGAACCACTCGTTGTCATCGACCTCATAACAATAGTTTGTTCACTGAGCGGCCCTGTCGGTGAGCATATTTATGGCTGTCGGAATCAATTCGCGTTTGCTACGGCGGCTAAATTTTGCAACAACCTGATCGCGGCTGGTGCAAAGCTTACcttctttttgaatggaaaGGTACAGGAGAGCAAATATGACTATTGGGTTCAGAAACAAGAGAAGGCGTATGCggattctttgaaaaaaatggacgaCATTCCGGTGAAACGCAATGGCCACATTCATGGGAACGTAACGAAACATGCGTTTATCACGGCACTGATCAATGTCGCTAGGAAAATCGGAAAACTAATTTTGACATATGACGAGGAGTGTGATCGACAGGCCGTTGCGTATGCGAGGAAACATAATGCCCTAGCGGTGATCACCGGTGATTCGGATTACTTGATTTATCAGGGAAGATGGCGAGTGTGGTCCAGCTCGGATCTAAATCTGAAAACGATGCGCACATATGAGTGGAATAAAGAAGTCCTCATAAAGGCGCTGGGtctcaaatggagccaaatgccATTCTTTGCGGTTATCGCGGGGAACGACTACTTCAAACATCGACCGTCAGGAATGCGCACTTTTTACGAAGTTGCGCACATAGTCAGAGAATTGCGGTTGGAGCTCCGCTGCACCAAGATAACCATTAAATTGTTCGAGAAAATTTTCGGTAGAAAGAGTAAAAAGCTGAAACGTAATTTTGAGAAGGGAATCAGGATATATGATTTG AAATATACCGTTCCGAAGGCAACTGTCCCTCCGGAAATGCGTCGTTTTCCAAACTACACgatatgtattctatgcaacATTCCTGGATCGGTACGATTACCGTGTCTGGATCTCCGAGATGCGGAGTACTCCCAGTTAGCACTGCAGATATATCGGCGTCAAGTTGGAATGCTCTTCTATCATCGGAGGATAGCGTCCGAGGACACGCTCACGTCACAGGTCCTAATCAAGCCTGACCATCACTCACCGTATCAACTCATTACGGTTACACCAATCTATCCTCCTAACGATGTGATAGTACCCCTCCCTAAGGAACTGTATTCGTCTAAATTGTCCAGAACGTGTAAAGTGAGACTCCTATGCTGGCTTGTATCCGATACACTGACCATTGGTGAAATATTACATATTCCTTGGGAGTTTTTGCTTGACGTTGTCACACTTTATTTCTTAGTGGAG AACAATGTTTTAGATGTAGAGACTGCTGATATTATTCTGATTACGATTCAAGACTATTGGAATAACACAATTCCTCAAGCCATGCCCTTGGAACAGCCAACAAAATGTAATGTACAAACAAGTTTTTTGTACGTTCATTTCTATTCAATGATTTACTTCTGTGCGGAAATCGTCGGACTATGTGAAGAATTTGATACATTTTTCCATTGCAAGTTCGATGGCGTATACTTCAACAGGATTGCAGACCACTTGCGATGCAATAACTCCTTGCTGGAAGTGGCTAGGAGCCATATTGGCAGTTATCGACGTTACAGTAAGTTTTCAAATCAGTCTGACTGTACCTAA
- the LOC129765256 gene encoding protein C19orf12 homolog, with amino-acid sequence MPIKTRELMDAVTVLTDQENMRVAMKCSAKGAAVCGAGSFVGGILGGPVGLAIGGTLGAVSAAYMNRGKFRPVSDIIRYDMSERQREMLKELIIDALSEFHPTDLIVLLPLLMNNNAAQRSVLNTVVSFVTNELKMHIE; translated from the coding sequence ATGCCTATCAAAACTCGGGAGCTCATGGATGCAGTAACAGTTCTTACGGACCAAGAGAATATGCGCGTTGCGATGAAATGCAGCGCAAAAGGGGCTGCAGTTTGTGGCGCTGGTAGCTTTGTCGGAGGAATTCTGGGTGGACCAGTTGGATTAGCCATTGGTGGCACACTCGGAGCTGTGAGTGCGGCTTACATGAACAGAGGCAAATTCCGTCCAGTTAGCGATATCATACGATACGATATGAGCGAACGACAACGTGAAATGCTCAAAGAGCTAATCATAGATGCACTGTCTGAATTTCATCCCACCGACCTGATAGTGTTACTTCCGTTACTGATGAATAATAACGCCGCACAACGTTCTGTCCTCAATACGGTTGTGTCGTTTGTGACAAACGAATTGAAAATGCACAtagaatga